A stretch of the Synechocystis sp. PCC 7338 genome encodes the following:
- a CDS encoding caspase family protein, which yields MTFDRRTFLRSGIALGLGSWAWGWSARTMGQSLASTTNQKWALLLAAGQGDGTNGDRRALMGCRTDRQLLGGVLTGRYGFDQAKVAGLDPQAMTLPALETLFDNHLRQQVQKGDPVVVAFSGYGSYNPPAAMTPSPTWEQALPYLGLFLAGEEENNLLPLTTLVNWLQSLKTKQIYLVLDCGFSIGGGKEFEGNLRGRSGGRGGQMPPEVNASNPPAKASLGNITLISATGPGQTAVEVQLGKQSAGLFTLALTQSLWENNSASAMASLWEHSRNLLVPRLGAEQIPQWRSPNNSPDFLVPTTLAMGGEGMVTGLVSENSLQSQIVALAPLVQKRALVHSCYLTVPAMGAGSALNNANALWQVQSVKGQSATLTAIAAPAPTKAESAAPTPTAANDEKAEKETLVGSGLREIYRAIPRTLALTVALAHDLERIERVDATSAFGAISAVEAVINAGDSSADCVFGKLEVHRYSLFTEGGNPLQPLTKSESSGAVKTVISALDPCLNRLLALKWLTLLANGDSTQLGAALKLVQQTSGDNPLPRLTYQWRSTRYPHPPQDNSTGNGANGVPNAPPSFLPTVATNQALQCELENFGEEPLYGCLIGVNNRGLSVAAILHPDLKLLQGKEQLTWPSPEDPLWIIGGDKAIAHWFLILSRFPLPATVTALGQQITGNNSTNPPSLENNPPRVLALKNLLPVVLALVQDLTAHGVTVAPVPDDMVLLSTADWLSLPIMYQVI from the coding sequence ATGACCTTTGACCGACGGACATTTTTACGTAGCGGCATAGCCCTGGGGCTTGGTTCCTGGGCCTGGGGATGGTCCGCCAGAACTATGGGCCAATCCCTCGCATCCACCACGAATCAAAAGTGGGCCCTATTATTGGCGGCGGGGCAAGGTGATGGAACCAATGGCGATCGCCGGGCATTGATGGGGTGCCGCACCGATAGGCAATTGCTAGGGGGAGTGTTAACAGGACGTTACGGTTTTGATCAAGCCAAAGTGGCAGGCCTAGACCCCCAAGCTATGACGTTGCCAGCCCTGGAAACTTTGTTTGATAATCATCTACGGCAACAGGTGCAAAAAGGCGATCCGGTGGTGGTGGCCTTTAGTGGTTACGGCAGTTACAATCCGCCAGCGGCCATGACCCCCAGCCCCACTTGGGAACAGGCTTTGCCCTATTTGGGCCTATTTTTAGCCGGGGAAGAGGAAAATAATCTTCTGCCCCTCACGACCTTAGTCAATTGGTTACAATCCCTTAAAACTAAACAAATCTATCTTGTGCTCGACTGTGGCTTTAGCATTGGTGGAGGGAAAGAGTTTGAGGGGAATTTGCGGGGTCGCAGTGGAGGCCGGGGAGGGCAGATGCCTCCGGAAGTCAATGCTAGTAATCCCCCAGCCAAAGCAAGCTTAGGCAATATCACCCTAATTAGCGCCACCGGCCCTGGACAAACTGCGGTGGAAGTTCAACTGGGCAAACAGTCAGCGGGACTATTTACCTTGGCCCTAACCCAAAGTCTTTGGGAAAACAACTCCGCCAGCGCGATGGCAAGCCTCTGGGAGCATAGCCGCAATTTACTGGTTCCCCGTCTGGGTGCAGAACAAATTCCCCAATGGCGATCGCCGAATAATTCTCCGGATTTCTTAGTTCCCACAACCCTAGCAATGGGGGGAGAGGGCATGGTAACTGGCTTAGTCAGCGAGAATTCTCTCCAAAGTCAAATTGTGGCCCTGGCTCCCCTGGTGCAAAAGCGAGCCCTAGTGCATTCCTGTTATTTAACGGTTCCAGCCATGGGGGCGGGAAGCGCCCTGAATAATGCTAATGCTCTCTGGCAAGTACAAAGCGTCAAAGGGCAAAGCGCTACTTTAACGGCGATCGCCGCCCCTGCACCAACCAAAGCAGAGTCAGCAGCACCCACCCCAACGGCAGCCAATGACGAAAAAGCCGAAAAGGAAACTCTTGTGGGCAGTGGCCTACGGGAAATTTACCGAGCCATTCCCAGAACCCTCGCCTTAACGGTTGCCCTAGCCCATGACCTGGAGCGCATTGAGCGAGTGGATGCCACCAGCGCCTTTGGGGCGATCTCCGCCGTGGAAGCAGTCATTAATGCCGGAGACAGCAGTGCAGATTGTGTGTTTGGTAAGTTGGAAGTCCACCGCTACAGCCTATTTACCGAGGGGGGCAATCCCCTGCAACCCCTGACCAAGTCCGAGTCTAGCGGAGCAGTGAAAACCGTCATTAGTGCCCTGGACCCCTGCTTGAACCGTTTGCTAGCCCTGAAGTGGCTGACCCTGCTGGCCAACGGAGATAGTACCCAACTGGGGGCCGCCCTCAAATTGGTGCAACAAACCAGCGGCGATAATCCCCTGCCCCGTTTGACCTACCAATGGCGATCAACCCGTTACCCCCATCCCCCCCAGGACAACAGCACCGGCAATGGGGCCAATGGTGTTCCCAATGCGCCCCCTAGCTTCCTGCCCACTGTGGCTACTAACCAAGCTTTACAGTGTGAATTGGAAAACTTTGGTGAGGAACCCCTCTACGGTTGTTTAATTGGGGTCAATAATCGCGGTCTGAGTGTGGCGGCCATTCTCCATCCAGACCTCAAGTTATTGCAAGGTAAAGAACAACTCACCTGGCCTAGCCCGGAGGATCCCCTTTGGATCATTGGGGGAGATAAGGCGATCGCCCATTGGTTTTTAATCCTTTCCCGTTTTCCCTTACCTGCCACCGTCACCGCCCTGGGCCAACAAATAACTGGCAACAACTCCACCAATCCCCCCAGCCTAGAAAACAATCCCCCCCGGGTGCTGGCGCTGAAAAATTTGCTCCCTGTGGTCTTGGCCCTGGTGCAGGACTTAACCGCCCACGGGGTAACGGTGGCCCCAGTCCCCGACGACATGGTATTGCTATCCACCGCCGATTGGTTAAGTTTGCCAATTATGTATCAAGTCATTTAG
- a CDS encoding NAD(P)/FAD-dependent oxidoreductase: MRELLYCEVPTPATAEVVAWLQGAWSPLVGQKLPTQQGLRLRGSSGQSSELSIFVWSLQRTTYLKCVRWGDTSFPQETAIAKELRRALEQKFPPTYPVPPAIDLEQQNIFQALQDRYPETVKFFQKFPQGEYDLKRVYWWEQRWRENVANPQTPKKVISQTPTAKVLAPATPEFDLIYLGGALGSVHAAVMARLGYRVLIIERLPFGRMNREWNISRDEFQRLINLNLFTPEEFESIIAREYRDGFNKFFDAYNPPHLKANVLHTPTVLNIALDSAKFLAICGEKFQEAGGIIWDETEFMDATIDPEKVVVHCLNLQNNQTKLAQARLLVDAMGTASPIAWQLNGGKTFNSVCPTVGAVVEGIDPVVWDNAYGDVLNSHGDISRGRQLIWELFPGAGDEMTIYLFHYHQVNKQNPGSLLEMYEDFFSILPEYRRCNLEKLTWKKATFGYIPGHFSTSAQDRTIALDRLVAIGDAASLQSPLVFTGFGSLVRNLAKLTDLLHTALQYDLLQAKQLNQIRAYQSNIAVTWMFSKGMMVPTGKQLPPQQVNAMLNTFFGLLADSSPTVAETFIKDRTTWWLFSRLALKAARKNPQLLFWIWQMAGTTDLLKWLLVYFDFSRQALLNALFRFWYPQWLINSRSWLEKLSPQLWFSLLCFGYQIQPKLAQQSK, translated from the coding sequence ATGCGTGAACTGCTCTACTGTGAAGTCCCCACCCCTGCCACCGCCGAAGTTGTTGCTTGGCTCCAGGGAGCTTGGTCGCCCTTAGTGGGGCAAAAGTTGCCTACTCAACAAGGTTTAAGGCTGCGGGGTTCCTCTGGCCAAAGCAGTGAACTATCTATTTTTGTTTGGTCTTTACAAAGAACCACCTATCTTAAATGTGTGCGTTGGGGTGACACCAGCTTCCCCCAAGAAACGGCGATCGCCAAGGAATTGCGGCGGGCATTAGAACAAAAATTTCCCCCTACCTATCCGGTCCCACCGGCGATCGATCTGGAACAGCAAAATATTTTCCAGGCATTGCAAGACCGGTATCCTGAAACGGTTAAATTCTTCCAGAAATTTCCCCAGGGGGAATATGACCTCAAACGGGTTTACTGGTGGGAACAACGGTGGCGAGAAAATGTGGCCAACCCTCAAACCCCCAAAAAAGTGATCAGTCAAACCCCCACGGCGAAGGTGTTGGCCCCTGCAACTCCTGAGTTTGACCTAATTTACCTAGGCGGTGCCCTGGGCTCAGTCCATGCGGCGGTGATGGCCCGGTTGGGTTATCGGGTACTGATCATTGAACGATTGCCCTTTGGCCGAATGAACCGGGAATGGAATATTTCTCGGGATGAATTTCAGCGATTAATTAACTTAAATTTATTCACTCCAGAGGAATTTGAAAGCATCATTGCTCGAGAATATCGAGACGGTTTTAATAAATTTTTTGATGCCTACAATCCGCCCCACCTCAAAGCCAATGTCCTCCACACTCCCACTGTGTTAAACATTGCCCTAGATTCAGCTAAATTTTTGGCAATCTGCGGAGAAAAATTCCAAGAAGCAGGGGGCATTATTTGGGATGAGACTGAATTTATGGACGCCACCATTGACCCGGAAAAAGTAGTAGTCCATTGTCTGAACCTGCAAAATAATCAAACAAAACTAGCCCAAGCCCGATTGTTGGTGGATGCCATGGGCACCGCTTCTCCCATTGCTTGGCAGTTGAATGGCGGTAAAACTTTTAACAGTGTTTGTCCCACCGTGGGAGCAGTGGTAGAAGGCATTGATCCAGTGGTTTGGGACAATGCCTATGGTGATGTGCTCAATTCCCATGGGGATATTTCCCGGGGTAGGCAGTTGATTTGGGAATTGTTCCCCGGAGCAGGGGACGAAATGACAATTTATCTTTTCCATTACCATCAAGTTAACAAACAAAATCCAGGCTCATTGTTGGAAATGTACGAAGACTTTTTCAGCATTTTGCCGGAGTATCGCCGCTGTAATTTAGAAAAATTAACTTGGAAAAAAGCTACCTTCGGTTATATTCCTGGTCACTTTAGCACCAGCGCCCAAGACCGCACCATTGCCTTGGATCGATTAGTGGCGATCGGGGATGCCGCTTCCTTACAATCCCCTTTGGTATTCACTGGGTTTGGTTCTCTGGTAAGGAACCTAGCAAAGTTAACGGACTTGTTGCACACGGCTTTGCAGTACGACCTGCTCCAAGCAAAGCAATTAAATCAAATTCGAGCCTACCAAAGTAATATTGCTGTGACTTGGATGTTTTCCAAGGGAATGATGGTGCCGACGGGGAAACAGTTACCGCCCCAACAGGTTAATGCTATGCTCAATACTTTCTTTGGGCTGTTGGCTGATTCTTCCCCAACGGTGGCGGAAACTTTCATTAAAGACCGCACGACTTGGTGGTTGTTTTCCCGCCTAGCGCTGAAGGCGGCCCGCAAAAATCCCCAACTATTGTTTTGGATTTGGCAGATGGCTGGTACTACGGATCTATTAAAATGGCTGTTAGTTTATTTTGATTTTTCCCGTCAGGCTTTGCTCAATGCTCTGTTCCGCTTTTGGTATCCCCAGTGGCTAATTAATTCCCGTAGTTGGTTGGAAAAGCTTTCTCCCCAACTATGGTTTTCTTTGTTGTGTTTCGGTTATCAAATTCAACCAAAATTAGCTCAACAATCTAAGTAG
- a CDS encoding ABC transporter ATP-binding protein, with protein MAAPSVKQLLRYLTPHWRAIGAGTFALFLANALGVYIPILMRDSIDDLMPPFEASDVARIVVLIIVLASLMWFIRMASRIFIFGVGRQVEYELKQKIFDHLLRLEPLYFTENTIGDLINRATSDVDNIRRLVGFAVLSLINTIFAYALTIPAMFALHIPLTLLAISVYPLMLMSVNLFSGKLRDYQLEVQEELSALSELVQEDMSGISLIKIYSQENNERQAFQTRNQKLLQSNLKLARIRNFLFPLIEGLAYLSLLILLAFGTGLIQDGSITIGDFIALIILVERLVFPTALLGFTITAYQRGEVSIQRVEAIFHTTPKILTVPQPLPFSPARATGKITARGLSYCYPGSDLPALEKVDFTVYPGEMVAIVGPIGAGKSTLVNALPRLLDIAPGQVFIDDYDITQIALSDLRSAIAFVPQDSFLFSTTIAENIAYSDPSQTDTAIEQAAQQAHLDQEITNFPQHYQTLVGERGITLSGGQRQRAALARALILDAPLLVLDDALSSVDNQTATRILHYLARRNNTVLFVSHQLSTAAQADRIFVMDHGRIVQTGSHEELLQQSGLYQSLWQQHELEKVLS; from the coding sequence ATGGCCGCCCCCAGCGTCAAGCAGTTACTCCGTTATTTAACTCCCCATTGGCGGGCGATCGGAGCTGGAACTTTTGCCCTGTTTTTGGCCAATGCCCTGGGGGTTTACATTCCCATTTTGATGCGGGATAGCATTGATGATTTAATGCCCCCCTTTGAAGCGTCGGACGTGGCCCGCATTGTGGTGCTGATTATTGTTCTCGCTTCCCTGATGTGGTTTATCCGCATGGCCTCCCGCATTTTTATTTTTGGGGTGGGGAGACAGGTGGAATATGAACTCAAACAGAAAATTTTTGACCATTTGCTCAGGCTAGAACCCCTCTATTTCACTGAAAATACCATTGGGGACTTGATTAACCGGGCCACCAGCGATGTGGACAATATTCGCCGTTTGGTAGGCTTTGCAGTGTTGAGTTTGATTAACACCATCTTTGCCTATGCTCTGACTATCCCGGCCATGTTTGCCCTCCATATTCCCCTCACTTTATTGGCGATTTCCGTTTATCCGTTGATGCTGATGAGTGTTAATCTTTTCAGCGGTAAGTTGCGGGATTATCAACTGGAGGTGCAGGAAGAGTTATCTGCCCTGAGTGAACTGGTGCAAGAGGATATGAGTGGCATCAGTTTAATTAAAATTTATTCCCAGGAAAATAACGAACGGCAAGCTTTTCAGACGAGAAACCAAAAATTGCTCCAGTCGAACTTAAAGCTAGCCCGCATTAGAAATTTTCTCTTTCCCCTCATTGAAGGTCTGGCTTACCTGAGTTTGCTGATTTTGCTAGCCTTTGGCACAGGTTTGATTCAAGATGGCAGTATCACCATTGGGGATTTTATTGCCCTGATTATTTTGGTGGAACGGTTGGTGTTTCCCACCGCTCTGCTGGGTTTTACCATCACCGCCTATCAACGGGGGGAAGTGAGCATTCAACGGGTGGAGGCTATTTTCCACACCACTCCCAAAATTTTAACTGTGCCCCAACCTTTACCCTTTAGTCCGGCTAGAGCAACAGGTAAAATCACCGCCCGCGGTCTGAGTTATTGCTACCCCGGTAGCGACCTGCCAGCCTTGGAAAAGGTGGATTTCACTGTTTACCCTGGGGAAATGGTGGCTATTGTGGGGCCCATCGGTGCCGGTAAATCTACCCTGGTTAATGCCTTACCTCGTTTGTTAGATATCGCCCCCGGCCAGGTGTTCATTGATGACTACGACATTACCCAGATTGCCCTCAGCGATCTACGGTCGGCGATCGCCTTTGTGCCCCAGGACAGCTTTTTGTTCAGTACCACCATTGCGGAAAACATTGCCTACAGCGATCCGAGTCAAACCGACACGGCGATCGAGCAGGCGGCCCAACAGGCCCATTTAGACCAGGAAATTACCAATTTTCCCCAGCATTACCAAACCCTAGTGGGGGAAAGGGGCATTACCCTATCCGGTGGGCAAAGACAACGGGCCGCTTTGGCCAGAGCTTTGATTCTCGATGCGCCCCTGCTGGTGCTAGACGACGCCCTTTCTAGCGTAGATAATCAGACCGCTACCCGCATTTTGCATTACCTGGCCCGCCGCAACAACACAGTGCTCTTTGTTTCCCACCAACTTTCCACCGCCGCCCAGGCTGACCGTATCTTTGTCATGGACCATGGCCGCATTGTCCAAACCGGTAGCCATGAAGAATTGCTTCAACAATCAGGATTGTATCAATCCCTATGGCAACAACATGAGTTAGAAAAAGTTTTAAGTTGA
- the glk gene encoding glucokinase, whose amino-acid sequence MGVMGVNFLAGDIGGTKTILALVTVKDDSPGLGQPVTLFEQTYSSPAFADLVPMVQQFRQEAAFVLDNRISVAKACFAIAGPVVDNTCRLTNLDWHLSGDRLAQELAIAQVDLINDFAAVGYGILGLGSEDLTILQSAPVDPSGAIAILGAGTGLGQCYVIPQGQGRYRVFASEGAHGDFAPRSSLEWQLLEYLKKQYSLARVSIERVVSGLGIAMIYEFLRHQYPEQESAQFSKLYQTWHQEKDQEEKTVDLAAAVSQAALEGTDALTSQAMELFLAAYGAEAGNLALKFLPRGGLYVAGGIAPKIIPLLEKGSFIQSFSDKGRMQSLMGTIPVQVVLNAKVGLIGAAVCAAQS is encoded by the coding sequence ATGGGCGTAATGGGTGTAAATTTTTTGGCAGGGGATATTGGTGGCACTAAAACAATTCTGGCTCTGGTGACGGTGAAGGATGACAGCCCTGGATTAGGTCAGCCCGTGACCCTGTTTGAACAGACCTACAGCAGTCCAGCTTTTGCCGATCTGGTGCCCATGGTGCAACAATTCCGCCAAGAAGCGGCTTTTGTGTTGGATAACCGAATCTCCGTTGCCAAAGCTTGTTTTGCCATTGCCGGCCCCGTGGTCGATAACACCTGTCGCCTCACCAATTTAGATTGGCACCTCAGCGGCGATCGCCTGGCCCAGGAATTGGCCATTGCCCAGGTTGACCTCATCAATGACTTTGCCGCTGTGGGCTACGGCATTTTAGGGTTAGGGTCAGAAGATTTGACCATACTCCAGTCCGCCCCCGTGGATCCGTCAGGGGCGATCGCCATATTGGGAGCAGGCACCGGCTTGGGACAATGCTACGTCATTCCCCAGGGTCAAGGACGTTATCGAGTTTTTGCCTCCGAAGGAGCCCATGGTGACTTTGCCCCCCGATCGTCATTGGAGTGGCAGTTATTGGAATACCTCAAAAAGCAATACTCCCTAGCGCGGGTTTCCATTGAACGGGTGGTATCCGGCCTAGGCATCGCCATGATTTACGAATTTTTGCGGCACCAATACCCAGAGCAGGAATCAGCTCAATTCAGCAAGCTCTACCAAACCTGGCACCAGGAAAAGGATCAAGAAGAAAAAACCGTTGATTTAGCGGCGGCCGTATCCCAGGCGGCCCTAGAAGGTACAGATGCTTTAACCAGCCAAGCTATGGAGCTTTTTCTCGCAGCCTATGGCGCCGAGGCTGGTAACCTCGCCCTCAAGTTTCTGCCCCGAGGGGGACTTTACGTTGCCGGTGGCATTGCCCCTAAAATTATTCCTCTGCTGGAAAAGGGCAGTTTCATACAGAGCTTTAGCGACAAAGGTAGGATGCAAAGCTTAATGGGGACAATTCCTGTACAGGTAGTACTAAATGCCAAAGTTGGCCTCATTGGAGCGGCGGTCTGTGCGGCTCAGTCCTAG
- a CDS encoding Crp/Fnr family transcriptional regulator: protein MFVNSSPIADSLTALVGLDSQPLQFYERGEIVPPKDQGCWQIYRGVLQVSQWTLGGDEVLMGWAQPGSFVGLDFSANQRETYQIRALTDVYLRGYSLEMITNNARLCRLVLDQTLQQVRQREALLAIAGCKRVDERLQGLLNLLGEELGQPGAGGMRLSVRLTHQMLANAIGTTRVTVTRLLGEFQAQGKVSLDGDRHLVVALEN, encoded by the coding sequence ATGTTTGTGAACAGTTCCCCGATCGCCGATAGTTTGACCGCATTGGTAGGATTAGACTCCCAGCCCCTACAGTTTTATGAAAGGGGTGAGATCGTTCCCCCCAAAGATCAAGGTTGTTGGCAAATTTACCGGGGTGTTTTACAGGTCAGTCAATGGACATTAGGAGGCGATGAAGTGCTGATGGGTTGGGCCCAGCCCGGTAGCTTTGTGGGCTTGGATTTCAGCGCTAATCAACGGGAAACTTACCAGATTCGGGCTTTGACGGATGTATATCTACGGGGCTATTCCCTCGAGATGATCACCAACAATGCTAGGCTATGTCGCCTGGTGCTTGACCAAACCCTACAACAAGTAAGGCAGAGGGAAGCTCTACTGGCGATCGCCGGTTGTAAAAGGGTGGATGAACGACTCCAAGGATTATTGAATTTATTGGGCGAGGAGTTGGGGCAACCGGGAGCCGGGGGCATGCGTTTATCGGTGCGCCTCACCCATCAAATGTTGGCCAATGCCATTGGCACTACTAGGGTAACGGTCACCCGTCTGCTGGGAGAATTCCAGGCCCAAGGAAAAGTAAGTTTAGATGGCGATCGCCATTTGGTGGTTGCCTTGGAAAACTAA
- a CDS encoding creatininase family protein has translation MQLHLSTWPEVESYLQSSTGIIFPIGSTEQHGPIGLIGTDAICAEAIAKGVGEATGAMVGPTINVGMALHHLAFPGSVSLRPSTLIRVIVDYVSSLAPAGFSRFYFINGHGGNIATLKAAFSEAYHHLGSLGHSQNVRCHLGNWFMARGVYQLAKELYGDQEGHHATPSEVALTQFVYPEAIKTAPLNAEVASGHSIYSAQDFREHYVDGRMGSNPALATPEHGQRFYEVAVKELSESYQRFLTEN, from the coding sequence ATGCAATTACACCTCTCCACCTGGCCCGAAGTCGAAAGCTATTTACAATCTTCCACCGGCATCATTTTCCCCATTGGTTCCACCGAACAACACGGTCCTATAGGACTGATCGGTACCGATGCCATCTGTGCCGAGGCGATCGCCAAGGGGGTAGGGGAAGCCACCGGAGCCATGGTGGGGCCAACCATTAATGTGGGCATGGCTTTGCATCACCTGGCTTTTCCTGGCAGTGTTAGCCTGCGCCCCAGTACTCTGATCCGGGTGATCGTCGATTACGTCAGCAGTTTAGCCCCTGCCGGTTTTAGCCGGTTTTACTTTATCAATGGCCATGGAGGGAATATTGCCACCCTCAAAGCCGCTTTTTCCGAAGCCTATCACCATTTGGGTAGCCTCGGCCATAGTCAAAATGTCCGTTGTCACCTGGGTAATTGGTTCATGGCCAGGGGAGTTTATCAGTTAGCCAAGGAACTCTACGGTGACCAAGAAGGCCACCACGCCACCCCCAGCGAAGTGGCCCTGACCCAATTTGTTTACCCCGAAGCCATTAAAACAGCGCCATTAAATGCGGAAGTTGCCTCGGGCCATAGCATTTACAGCGCCCAAGATTTCCGGGAGCATTATGTCGACGGGCGCATGGGTTCCAATCCCGCCCTCGCTACCCCAGAACATGGCCAAAGGTTTTATGAAGTGGCAGTGAAGGAATTAAGTGAAAGTTATCAACGGTTTTTGACGGAAAACTAG
- a CDS encoding AI-2E family transporter has product MLEELKQSPPWLRLSLLFPLFFLNGWLFYKAMGFLQPLSSLLVAAALLAFLLDIPVRILVEKGFKRPWAVASVLLIALIVISLFLLIVIPLAINQLGQLLDNLPGWFRSGNAQLLVLQAWVNEHYANLQVDLQPLISQVIQKLSRILNSVGNQLLGLVGVTISTGINGLILLVLTIFLVLGGEKIWDGIFSWFPHPWQRDLQNLIRETFEGYFATQAILAGILTAAQMVVFTILQAPYAILFAITIGLSTLIPFASGLSIITISLLLMLENFWLGIKILLAAVIVGQINDNVISPRLMGNRTGLNPAWIIVSLFVGSKLGGILGLLVAVPMASVIKASSDRLRGLSEKSVEKSAEVSVSST; this is encoded by the coding sequence ATGTTGGAAGAACTGAAACAATCCCCCCCCTGGCTCCGGCTGAGTTTACTATTTCCCCTCTTTTTCCTCAACGGCTGGTTATTCTACAAAGCCATGGGTTTTTTGCAACCCCTCAGTAGTTTATTGGTGGCGGCGGCCCTACTGGCCTTTTTGCTGGATATCCCCGTGAGAATTTTGGTGGAAAAAGGCTTCAAACGTCCCTGGGCCGTGGCTAGTGTGCTCCTCATCGCCCTGATTGTGATCAGTCTTTTCCTCTTGATTGTCATTCCCCTGGCGATCAACCAATTGGGACAACTGTTGGATAACCTGCCTGGCTGGTTCCGTTCCGGCAACGCCCAACTGCTGGTACTACAAGCCTGGGTAAACGAGCATTATGCTAACCTCCAGGTAGACCTCCAACCCCTGATCAGTCAAGTAATTCAAAAACTGAGCCGCATTCTCAACTCCGTCGGCAACCAACTGTTGGGCCTGGTGGGGGTGACTATCAGCACCGGTATTAACGGATTAATTTTACTGGTGCTAACCATTTTCCTTGTCCTTGGGGGGGAGAAAATTTGGGACGGAATTTTTAGCTGGTTTCCCCATCCCTGGCAGAGGGATTTGCAGAACCTAATTCGGGAAACTTTCGAGGGCTATTTTGCCACCCAAGCGATTTTAGCCGGCATTCTCACCGCAGCGCAGATGGTGGTGTTCACCATACTCCAGGCTCCCTATGCCATCCTTTTTGCCATCACCATTGGTTTGAGCACGTTGATTCCTTTTGCCAGCGGTTTAAGCATTATCACCATTAGCCTTTTACTAATGTTAGAAAACTTTTGGTTGGGGATAAAAATTCTTTTGGCAGCGGTGATTGTGGGACAAATTAATGATAACGTTATTTCCCCTCGTTTAATGGGTAACCGCACCGGTTTAAATCCGGCCTGGATCATTGTTTCTTTGTTTGTGGGGAGTAAATTAGGCGGGATTTTGGGTCTTTTGGTGGCGGTGCCCATGGCCAGTGTTATTAAGGCCAGTAGCGATCGCCTGCGGGGGCTATCAGAAAAATCCGTGGAAAAGTCCGCTGAGGTTTCCGTCAGCTCGACCTAA
- the queA gene encoding tRNA preQ1(34) S-adenosylmethionine ribosyltransferase-isomerase QueA: MDQDKYLSSYDYQLPPQCIAQTPAVPRDHSRLLVVKDQFTVEHQHFYDLGNYLKPGDLLVLNDTKVMPARLHGHKKNGVAVEILLLTECTENQWIALVKPGKRLKLGAKVKFPAQRNDKPDLWATILQRDEATGGRLLEFTLEPGQRLWDVLPDYGEIPFPPYIGDRQATDDQYQTIYAEKLGAVAAPTAGLHFTEDLLEKLAQQGVQTTKVTLHVGIGTFRPVETENILDHVMHQEWIDVPPMAVQAIEQTRAKGGRIFAVGTTVVRCLEGMAQESNFPKQPLQPFRGQTDLFIYPGYQWRLVDGLITNFHLPKSSLLMLVSALIGRLRLMAIYETAIAKGYRFYSFGDAMVILPEACQL, encoded by the coding sequence ATGGACCAGGATAAATACCTTAGTAGTTACGATTACCAACTGCCTCCCCAATGCATTGCCCAAACTCCCGCCGTCCCCAGGGATCATTCCCGCCTGTTGGTAGTGAAAGATCAATTCACGGTGGAGCACCAACATTTTTATGATTTGGGCAATTATTTAAAACCCGGGGATTTACTGGTTCTTAATGACACCAAAGTAATGCCTGCTCGCCTACATGGCCACAAAAAAAATGGTGTGGCAGTGGAAATTTTGCTACTGACAGAATGTACTGAAAACCAATGGATTGCCCTAGTCAAGCCAGGAAAAAGATTAAAGCTGGGAGCAAAAGTTAAATTTCCCGCCCAGCGAAATGATAAACCCGATCTTTGGGCGACCATTTTGCAACGGGATGAGGCCACCGGGGGTCGATTATTGGAGTTTACCTTGGAGCCTGGGCAACGGCTCTGGGATGTGTTGCCAGACTATGGCGAAATCCCTTTCCCGCCCTATATTGGCGATCGCCAAGCTACGGATGACCAATACCAAACTATCTATGCCGAAAAGTTAGGGGCGGTGGCGGCTCCCACAGCAGGGTTACATTTCACCGAGGATTTGTTGGAAAAGTTGGCTCAACAGGGAGTACAGACAACAAAAGTTACTCTCCATGTGGGCATTGGCACCTTTCGCCCGGTGGAAACGGAAAATATTCTCGACCACGTTATGCACCAGGAATGGATTGATGTCCCCCCAATGGCGGTGCAAGCTATTGAACAAACTAGGGCAAAGGGGGGCAGAATTTTTGCGGTGGGCACCACGGTGGTGCGTTGTTTGGAAGGCATGGCCCAGGAAAGTAATTTTCCCAAGCAACCCCTGCAACCCTTTCGGGGCCAGACGGATTTATTTATTTACCCCGGTTACCAATGGCGCTTGGTAGATGGATTAATTACCAACTTCCACCTGCCTAAATCTAGTTTATTAATGTTGGTCAGTGCCCTCATCGGTCGCCTCCGGTTAATGGCCATTTACGAAACGGCGATCGCCAAAGGGTACCGTTTTTATTCCTTTGGAGATGCCATGGTAATTTTGCCGGAAGCTTGCCAGCTTTAG